Within the Pseudarthrobacter sp. W1I19 genome, the region CAGGAATGCATCCACGGTGGTGCGGACAACCTCCGCTGCGAGCGGCCCGGCAGGGTCGCAGGCAAGGGCCCGGACCGGAGAGCCGGACAGGTCGGTGGCCCGGGGCAGGCTGCGCTCCGGTGGAGATGGAAACGCCTTCGTCAGGAGCTCCAGCAGCTCGGCGGTTCCCAGCCCGGTCATCGCCGAGGCGGGCACAGCCGGGAAGAAGGACCCGCGGGCGACGGCGGTTTCCAGGTCAGGGATGAGGACGCCGGCATCAATGTCCTCACCGCCAAGGTAGCGGTCCATCAGCGTCTCGTCTTCGCTTTCGGCGATGATTCCCTCGATCAGCTCCGCCCGGGAAGACTCCGCGGCCGCCAATTCCCCCGGTTCCGCCGCCCGCGCCGCCGGGCCGGAACCTTCCGCCGGATACTCGAACACCGTCCCGGTCAGCAGGCCATGGAGGCCGGAGACCTCCGCGCCGGCCCGGACCGGAACGTACAACGGCAGCACAGTGTCGCCGAACGCTTCGCGACAGGCGGCCAGGACGCCGTCGTAATCCGCCCGGGGATGGTCCAGCCGGGTGATGACCACCGCGCGGGGCATGCCCAGGTACTGGCACTCCTGCCAGATGGCGGTGGTGCCCGCATCCACCCCGTCCACGGCCGAGACGGCGAACAGGACGGCGTCCGCGGCGCGAAGGCCCGCGCGGAGTTCGCCGATGAAGTCCGGATAGCCGGGCGTATCGAGGAGGTTGACCTTGATGCCCGCCACGGGCAGCGGCACCACGGACAGCGCCACGGAGCGCTGCTGGTGGATGGCGGCGGGATCGGAGTCGCTCACGGTGGTCCCGTCAACCACAGAACCTTTCCGGGTGATCATGCCGTTGGCTTCCAGCAGCGCCTCGATGAGGGTGGTTTTGCCGGCGCCGGAACGGCCCACAAGCGCCACGTTCCGGACCAGGGCAGGATCCCTGGGCGTGATGCCGGCGGAGCCGTTGCCCTGGCGTCCTTCCGGCCCGCCCCGGCCTGCTGCGTCCTTGCCTTTCACCGACATCGGAACCTCCTGGCGTCCTTGCCTGGTTGTACTGGCTGCTGCTCTTACTTGCTGCGCGCCTTGCGGGTTGCGGCGTCATTCGCCTTTTGCAGCGCTTTGACGAGTTCTTCTTTGTCCATGCTGGAACGGCCGCTGATGTCCAGTTCCCGGGCCCGCTCCATCAGGTGCTTCTTGGAGGCATTGGCGTCCACGCCGCCCGCAGTGGGCTCATTCGAACCAAGTCCCTTTTCCGCCCGCTCATCCGAAGGCCCGCGCTTCTCCTTGGGCTCCCAATGGTCGCCGACCTTTTCGTAGCTGTGCTTCAGGGAAGCGTAGGCGGCACGCGCGGCACGGCTTTCGTCGTTGTCATAGGACTCCATGGCGGAGTCGTAGGTTTTGGCGAACGTGTCCTGCGCCTTCTGGTCCGACCGTTGCAGGGTTGAGGGAAGCTCGTCCTTGCGGGCGTGATCGTTCTTTCCCGTCTTCGGCATGGCACTCACCTAACTTTCGTCAGCAGGACTGATCATGCGGAACACACCCAGCTTAGCCACGCCCTGCTTTGCTTGTCTGCTGCCCGGCCCGGCCGCAACCTGTGACCGGGAAAGTGCCTCAACGGGGCTCCGGCCATTGATCCGGGTCATAACCGTAAAGACGCGGCGGACGGGGTGGCTGCCCGGTGTCAGCAGGCGCTTCCTCCCGGCCGGCTGCTTCGGATTCCTCCTGCTGCGGTGCCTCGTCATCCCCTGCGTCAGCGGGGCCGCGTTTCTTCCCGCCGTCATTTCTGCCAGTACCGCGCCTGTGCGGGCTGTCAGCCATAGCCACTCCAATCCCCCGTTGAAGAGGTCCGGCTGCTTGAACCATTGAAGCCACCCTAGCGGCAGGGTATCCACCCTGAGATGTCACTTTTGCTCAAGAAATAGGCAGTTTTCCGCACTCCAGCCAGGCACCCACCCAGGGCCACGCGGAGGCCTTCAGGCCGGCCGGGTCCGGTCCAGTGCATCGATGAGGCGGCGGACAGAGCCGCCCAGGTTCCAGTCCACGGCGAGGCGTTCCAGTTCGGTGCGGGCTTCGCCCGTGACGGGGTGCAGCCGGGCGCCTGCCTCCTCCAGGCTGGGCAGCTCGAGGTCCCGGACAAGGCGTACGACGGCGGGCGCGGCCTTGAGGTAGTCCGCGGCGGCTTCCAGCTTGGCCCGGACCGGTGATGATAGGCCGCTGCCGTCTTCCGCAGCCGCCTCGAGCAGGTTGTCGAGGCTTCCGTACTTCAACAACAGCGATGCCGCCGTCTTTTCACCTATTCCCGCGACACCGGGCAGTCCGTCGGAGGCGTCGCCACGGAGGGTGGCGTAATCGGCATATTGCTGGGGCAGCACGCGGTACTTTCCCACCACCATTTCTTCGGTCATCACATCCAGGTTCCGCATGCCGCGGGCGGTGTAGATGACCCGCACCTGTCGGGAGTCATCGCACACCTGGAAAAGGTCGCGGTCCCCCGTGACCACATCCACCGGGATGCCGGCATGGCTGGCGTAGGTGCCCACCACGTCGTCGGCCTCGTGGTCCGGCGCCCCGACAATCGCGATGCCG harbors:
- a CDS encoding ChaB family protein produces the protein MPKTGKNDHARKDELPSTLQRSDQKAQDTFAKTYDSAMESYDNDESRAARAAYASLKHSYEKVGDHWEPKEKRGPSDERAEKGLGSNEPTAGGVDANASKKHLMERARELDISGRSSMDKEELVKALQKANDAATRKARSK
- a CDS encoding 5'-3' exonuclease, with product MPDRLMLLDTASLYFRAFYGLPDSIRRPDGTPVNAVRGLLDMIARLTTDYGATHLIACWDDDWRPQWRVDLLPTYKAHRVAQVKAGAPDVEVVPGALEAQLPMIRTVLGMAGIAIVGAPDHEADDVVGTYASHAGIPVDVVTGDRDLFQVCDDSRQVRVIYTARGMRNLDVMTEEMVVGKYRVLPQQYADYATLRGDASDGLPGVAGIGEKTAASLLLKYGSLDNLLEAAAEDGSGLSSPVRAKLEAAADYLKAAPAVVRLVRDLELPSLEEAGARLHPVTGEARTELERLAVDWNLGGSVRRLIDALDRTRPA